The Juglans regia cultivar Chandler unplaced genomic scaffold, Walnut 2.0 Scaffold_686, whole genome shotgun sequence genome includes the window AGGGAGCAGGGAAAtacagagaagaaaagaagaagcttTGTAGGGGGTCGGGATTCAACGAGGAGGGGGGAAACGGAGAAATGAGCCATAAGGGTGGGGGAAATACAGAGAtgcattttgaaaagaaaagtttcGTAGGGGGACGAGATTCAACGAGGAGGGAGAAGAAAACACAGACCCAATTCAGTTGTTAGTGAACCCGGTTCACACGTAGGGTGTGGGGTGTGGAGTTTAGCACAGtggctgatgagaataattttcctattgaaatttgttttatctaaaaatttctcttttgtatacttcttgtgttcttggctcactattatttatttatttcaataaaacttCAATTTACTTATTCAAAAAAAAGTGTGGAAAACTgatagaagaaaaaggaaaccaTGCATCACATTTTTCAGACAAATTGTAAGCAAGTAATCTTACCTTGGCTTTCAATGGGAATGTCCCTTCTCCGCCATGGTTTGCCAACATGCATAAGAAAGCTTTCAATGTCAACAAGCTTCTTCTGTGTATAACACTCAGATATCCACTCCTAGGGCAAAGGTGGTAAATATCATCAGAATATCAGTAAAGGTGATTTATTATATCCCAGTCATCTAATTTTATAAAGCTTATCGGATTGTAACtcacaaaaaatagaaaaggcaaccccaaaaattcttaaaattagtAAGAATAATAAGAAACATAATGCAAATCACATTAATGTCATGCTGTCTCTTATAAAGAGATTTGACGCCTACTAGTCATATTAATTCAAGAATTCCTACTCAAAAACTTCATGGACCATTGCTTGCCTTCATTTTAAACATTCTCAAATATAAACAATAGCATCtcacttcaaaaaatttataaacagaTCATATAGCTCAACAGAAAGAAAGACACCTTCGAAACAATAGTCCCGCAATCTGACTCGACTTGTCTAAACTTTGGGGTGTTGGGAAATGCACAAACCAAGAGAGTGCAATCCGAGTTCCAGTCCGGCCGATACTCTGCTCCCATTTCCAGTGCTTGTGATCGCAAAATACCACGCTCAGGATTAACAAACCCTGACAACACAAACACTACACCTTCCTGCCCATACAAAAGAGTAACATTAGCTCGATCCTGACAACTCGAGTGACACACTAAACCGCGCAAAATGACTAGTCCCATTTTACAGTGATTTAGTACCAGAAGTTTGGAGAGATTTGAGGAGCCTGTATGTTCTTTACCGCGCCCTTTAGCTTGCTTATGGTTTTCACCCTTATAACTTTCCTCATCGTCACCAACCTCATTCTCTCTTGAACTCATCCATGAAGGAAGGTTTCGCTTCCCAGTCTCATTACCACCACCGTAACTCGCGCTTTTCTTTGATCCAGACATAGCAAAAGACCTCTTCAATACCTCGGACTATTCCAATAAAAAGACAAACTACACCGAAGATGGCAGTTAACACAGATGCACAGTCCCAATTACACACAACGCCGTGCAAATAGAAGTGACTTACAACCTGCGCAAATTACTGACAAAGTGTTACAATTCTAGTGGCAAGATGGCTAAAAATTCATTAACATAAAAGAGAATCCCGAGATTCGCAAGGTAATTAGTCTCTTACATTAAGCATGAATGCCATAAACCCATTAGCAATGATGTCAGATTGcacccaaccaaaaaaaaaaaaatattgggtcCTCTCTTGAACCCGTAAATATGTCATGCTATAACTTACGGGCATGCAAGAAAATGTCTCAAACTGAGAGTAATGGGAAAACTCACTCTCCGTTTGCCGTCTCTTTGCCTGCCTGCGAGTACCGCCCGGGTTCTGGGTTCTCGAGTCCTCCCAGAAATCTGGGTACACTGAAAGATCTGGGCTTTTCCTGAAATCTGCCCCCGCTTAATTGGGCCTGACTATAAATCATGCGCGGTCCTCTGCCCAGGTAACTCTTTAAAATCTTACACAGTTGGACGGCGTAATTTGTTAATTCTGATAGTTTAAGTTATAAAGTAaaagattcaaaatatttttgcgatataaaatgagatgttttaaCATAAACAAGTGAGTTgaagtttagatagtgagataagaatagatagttttaaattaaaatttaaaatttaaaattaaataaaattttattataatattattattattttaaaattttaaaaaataaaattatttattatattttatgtttaaatttaaaaaaattataataataaaattatatgagatgaaatattttcattgttcaAACGAGGCTTGAATCTCAAGTAATTCTAACCGAGTTGAATAAGTCGAGTCGTACTTAAatggatatatattaattgcgtTGATTATTAACTTGAGGCCaaagtttaattttaatagaatagatatGAATCGAATTGTGGGATGGATGAATTCATCAACAACTAGCATAGGATCCTTGATGGATTTCTTATCATGAATACTATGCCAAATACAAGTAGATAGATTCcaataattatattcaaaagaataatcgatttttgggaggaaaaaaatagtaaaggcTCTTTTCGGATACTTAGATATGAGTTTTTTGGATCGGACCGATCAAAgtgtacatataattttttagattttgtatatatattattttatatagtaattgtatatattaattatgtaatcttttatctaatttatcattattgaccatataaaatattaaatatattattaactaatatattatatttgataaaaaaaattaacatattatatgataaatcataattttatatgcaatgatacataatattttatcctttccttttttattttgttcttatatTTAGAGTAtggatgatattttattttcaatttctctttctttattttttgttttgaaatttattacaATGATTGCTTATTTTCATGGATGGATatgaataattttgataaatttttcaaattttatttaggt containing:
- the LOC109007400 gene encoding DNA-repair protein XRCC1-like codes for the protein MSGSKKSASYGGGNETGKRNLPSWMSSRENEVGDDEESYKGENHKQAKGRGKEHTGSSNLSKLLEGVVFVLSGFVNPERGILRSQALEMGAEYRPDWNSDCTLLVCAFPNTPKFRQVESDCGTIVSKEWISECYTQKKLVDIESFLMHVGKPWRRRDIPIESQDQKASPHKKPEKKAERGRHSKPIAPVSSEHHLASNTANECFSPSEVKRWAVNDLNRTIRWLESQDEKV